From the Deinococcus aquaticus genome, one window contains:
- the bluB gene encoding 5,6-dimethylbenzimidazole synthase, producing the protein MTVPAAMPAPAPVSAQDRAALWRVMEARRDHRHFRPDPVPPEMLARVLDAFRVAPSVGLSQPWQVTVIRDPARRAQVHASFVQVRAQERLSFSGERRDLYDTLKLEGILDAPLGLLVSLDPPDGPTLGTGGLGGMLEASVLCAVTLAWLAATAEGLGLGWLSLVDGGDLGERLDLPPGTRPLAYLCLGWPALTLDAPLLETTGWARRTPLRVNDTDVTP; encoded by the coding sequence GTGACGGTCCCTGCTGCCATGCCCGCGCCTGCGCCGGTCAGCGCGCAGGACCGCGCGGCCCTGTGGCGGGTCATGGAGGCCCGCCGCGACCACCGGCACTTCCGGCCCGACCCGGTCCCGCCCGAGATGCTGGCGCGCGTGCTGGACGCCTTCCGCGTGGCCCCCAGCGTGGGCCTGAGCCAGCCGTGGCAGGTCACGGTGATCCGCGACCCGGCCCGCCGGGCGCAGGTGCACGCCAGTTTCGTGCAGGTGCGTGCCCAGGAACGCCTGAGCTTCAGCGGCGAGCGCCGGGACCTGTACGACACCCTGAAACTCGAAGGCATTCTGGACGCCCCGCTGGGCCTGCTGGTCAGCCTCGACCCGCCGGACGGGCCGACCCTGGGCACGGGTGGCCTGGGCGGCATGCTGGAGGCCAGCGTGCTGTGCGCGGTCACGCTGGCGTGGCTGGCCGCCACCGCCGAGGGCCTGGGCCTGGGCTGGCTGAGCCTCGTGGACGGCGGGGACCTGGGTGAGCGGCTGGACCTGCCGCCCGGCACGCGCCCGCTGGCGTACCTGTGCCTGGGCTGGCCGGCCCTGACCCTGGACGCCCCGCTGCTGGAAACGACCGGCTGGGCGCGCCGCACGCCGCTGCGCGTGAACGACACGGACGTGACACCGTGA
- a CDS encoding precorrin-8X methylmutase, with protein MTYAVVLAAHGSRDPASSAQFEQLAALVRSLDPGRVITHGYLEFNSPTLDEAAREAVQAGAREVVLVPGVLLAATHAKNDLPAEVQALRLEFPDVTFHYGAAMDLHPALLDVCRERLVQAEQTGGEVRRERTLLLVVGRGTTDPDANGDVHKLARFLEEGLGYGASGVCFSGTAQPDLKTGLARAARLGFSRVIVMPYLLFGGVLARRVEEAVAAARQRYPDVEFLTTRPLGAHPKVAQVFLERAREGVQGQGHMNCSLCKYRVQVVGYEHQVGEVQVGHHGAARGLDARADVPAAPREMPAYVPHPIEAESFRIIEELRDWSAVPDADRYAAQRLVHTAGDPAVVDELFFSPGACEAGIRAVLRGLTVVTDVTMVSSGLKREVLKTLGVPVWCGVHDPETHLLSREAGITRSAAGVRRAFERFGNDCILAIGDAPTAIFEANRLIRERHWRPALVIGLPVGFVGTRESKAALRACLSVPRITNAGTRGGSPWASSVVNALMIQAQNRLAQASAPASPVRDA; from the coding sequence ATGACCTACGCCGTCGTCCTGGCCGCGCACGGCAGCCGCGACCCGGCCAGCAGCGCGCAGTTCGAGCAGCTCGCGGCCCTGGTGCGGTCCCTGGATCCGGGGCGGGTCATCACGCACGGGTACCTGGAATTCAATTCGCCCACGCTGGACGAGGCGGCCCGCGAGGCCGTGCAGGCCGGGGCGCGCGAGGTGGTGCTGGTGCCGGGCGTGCTGCTGGCCGCCACGCACGCCAAGAACGACCTGCCGGCCGAGGTGCAGGCCCTGCGCCTGGAATTCCCGGACGTGACCTTCCACTACGGCGCGGCGATGGACCTGCACCCGGCGCTGCTGGACGTGTGCCGCGAGCGGCTGGTGCAGGCCGAGCAGACGGGCGGCGAGGTGCGCCGCGAACGGACCCTGCTGCTGGTCGTGGGGCGCGGCACCACCGACCCGGACGCGAACGGCGACGTGCACAAACTCGCCCGCTTCCTGGAAGAGGGCCTGGGGTACGGGGCGAGCGGCGTGTGCTTCAGCGGCACGGCGCAGCCGGACCTGAAGACCGGACTGGCCCGCGCCGCCCGCCTGGGCTTCTCGCGCGTGATCGTCATGCCGTACCTGCTGTTCGGGGGCGTGCTGGCCCGCCGGGTGGAGGAGGCGGTCGCGGCGGCCCGGCAGCGGTACCCGGACGTGGAGTTCCTGACGACCCGGCCGCTGGGCGCGCACCCGAAGGTCGCGCAGGTGTTCCTGGAACGCGCCCGTGAGGGTGTGCAGGGGCAGGGGCACATGAACTGCTCGCTGTGCAAGTACCGCGTGCAGGTCGTGGGGTACGAGCATCAGGTGGGCGAGGTGCAGGTCGGGCATCACGGCGCGGCGCGTGGCCTGGACGCCCGCGCGGACGTGCCCGCCGCGCCCCGCGAGATGCCCGCGTACGTGCCGCACCCGATCGAGGCGGAGTCCTTCCGGATTATCGAGGAGCTGCGCGACTGGTCGGCGGTGCCGGACGCCGACCGCTACGCGGCGCAGCGGCTGGTGCACACGGCGGGCGACCCGGCGGTCGTGGACGAGCTGTTCTTCTCGCCCGGCGCGTGCGAGGCCGGGATCCGCGCGGTGCTGCGCGGCCTGACGGTCGTGACGGACGTGACCATGGTCAGCAGCGGCCTCAAACGCGAGGTCCTGAAGACGCTGGGCGTGCCGGTCTGGTGCGGCGTGCACGACCCGGAAACGCACCTGCTGTCGCGCGAGGCGGGCATCACCCGTTCGGCGGCGGGTGTGCGGCGGGCCTTCGAGCGCTTCGGGAACGACTGCATCCTGGCGATCGGGGACGCGCCTACCGCGATCTTCGAAGCCAACCGCCTGATCCGCGAGCGGCACTGGCGGCCCGCGCTGGTGATCGGCCTGCCCGTGGGCTTCGTGGGCACCCGCGAGAGCAAGGCGGCCCTGCGCGCCTGCCTGAGCGTGCCGCGCATCACGAACGCCGGGACGCGCGGCGGGAGCCCCTGGGCCAGCAGCGTGGTGAACGCCCTGATGATCCAGGCCCAGAACCGGCTGGCGCAGGCCAGTGCGCCTGCCTCCCCGGTGCGGGACGCGTGA
- the cobJ gene encoding precorrin-3B C(17)-methyltransferase — MTPSTHPEPDYSESTRPPLTGGHLSLVSVGPGDLNLVPQRAREALMRADVIVAYDLYLRWVAPLLDQARQEIVTLPLTQEKRRAEVAIERAAAGQRTALVSSGDIGIYAMAGLVFEDLPDPAPFTVEVIPGITSATACASLLGSPLTHDFATLSLSDLLCPWEWIEHRASHIAQADLSCVLYNVQSRARQEGVYRVLRLMLAHKRPDTVCGVVRNAYREDQEVRVTTLEALLDDRFDMLTTIVIGNRFTQRRGPWMFTPRGYNAWEAGRDAPATGTPAPELPAPAEAPPEHVGRVWVFAGTSDGSALAQAIAGDGLPVTLSVATSLGASVAPQHPGVQLYGGPAGVQARRLALRGARAVVDATHPYAQVITAQLRELCAELGVPYLRLERPSSLDPDPAGLDDLSVVDDLNAAAAQAAARGGPVFLATGSRDLEAFWTAFLAAGGQGGQVFVRLTPQPDVLARALALGVPARNVSALIGPFSREFNEAQWRAQGVRTVITRDGGDEGGFDAKRLAARALDAGLIVLRRPAPVPGAFSDPQALRRALLDLPVIPGLPVQSGPAPLETA; from the coding sequence ATGACCCCATCCACCCACCCTGAACCCGACTACTCTGAATCCACCCGCCCCCCGCTCACGGGCGGGCACCTGAGTCTGGTGTCGGTCGGGCCGGGCGACCTGAACCTCGTGCCGCAGCGCGCCCGCGAGGCCCTGATGCGCGCCGACGTGATCGTCGCGTACGACCTGTACCTGCGCTGGGTCGCGCCGCTGCTCGACCAGGCCCGGCAGGAGATCGTCACGCTGCCCCTGACGCAGGAGAAACGCCGCGCCGAGGTCGCCATCGAGCGGGCCGCCGCCGGGCAGCGCACGGCGCTGGTCAGCAGCGGCGACATCGGCATCTACGCCATGGCCGGACTGGTCTTCGAGGACCTGCCGGACCCCGCGCCGTTCACGGTGGAGGTCATTCCCGGCATCACGAGCGCCACCGCCTGCGCCAGCCTGCTCGGGTCGCCGCTCACGCACGATTTCGCCACCCTGAGCCTCTCGGACCTGCTGTGCCCCTGGGAGTGGATCGAGCACCGCGCCTCGCACATCGCGCAGGCGGACCTGTCATGCGTGCTGTACAACGTGCAGAGCCGCGCCCGGCAGGAGGGCGTGTACCGCGTGCTGCGCCTGATGCTGGCGCACAAACGCCCGGACACCGTGTGCGGCGTGGTCCGCAACGCCTATCGCGAGGATCAGGAGGTGCGCGTCACGACCCTGGAGGCGCTGCTGGACGACCGCTTCGACATGCTGACCACCATCGTGATCGGGAACCGGTTCACGCAGCGGCGCGGCCCGTGGATGTTCACGCCACGCGGCTACAACGCCTGGGAGGCCGGGCGGGACGCGCCCGCCACAGGCACGCCAGCCCCGGAACTCCCGGCCCCGGCCGAAGCCCCGCCGGAGCACGTGGGCCGCGTGTGGGTGTTCGCGGGCACCTCGGACGGCAGCGCCCTGGCGCAGGCCATCGCCGGGGACGGCCTGCCGGTCACGCTGAGTGTCGCCACGTCCCTGGGAGCCAGCGTCGCCCCGCAGCATCCGGGCGTGCAGCTGTACGGCGGCCCGGCGGGCGTGCAGGCGCGGCGGCTGGCCCTGCGCGGCGCGCGCGCCGTCGTGGACGCCACGCACCCGTACGCGCAGGTGATCACCGCGCAGCTGCGCGAGCTGTGCGCGGAACTGGGTGTGCCGTACCTGCGGCTGGAACGCCCGTCCAGCCTGGACCCGGACCCGGCGGGCCTGGACGACCTGAGCGTCGTGGACGACCTGAACGCGGCCGCTGCGCAGGCCGCCGCGCGGGGCGGGCCGGTGTTCCTGGCGACCGGCAGCCGCGACCTGGAAGCCTTCTGGACCGCGTTTCTGGCGGCGGGAGGCCAGGGCGGGCAGGTGTTCGTGCGCCTGACCCCGCAGCCCGACGTGCTGGCCCGCGCGCTGGCGCTGGGCGTGCCTGCCCGCAACGTGAGCGCCCTGATCGGCCCGTTCAGCCGCGAGTTCAACGAGGCGCAGTGGCGCGCGCAGGGCGTCCGGACCGTCATCACCCGCGACGGCGGCGACGAGGGCGGCTTCGACGCTAAACGCCTCGCCGCGCGCGCCCTGGACGCGGGGCTGATCGTCCTGCGACGTCCCGCGCCCGTGCCCGGCGCCTTTTCTGACCCGCAGGCGCTGCGCCGCGCCCTGCTCGACCTTCCAGTCATTCCTGGCCTGCCGGTACAGTCCGGCCCGGCCCCCCTGGAGACCGCATGA
- the cbiD gene encoding cobalt-precorrin-5B (C(1))-methyltransferase CbiD, with the protein MSVTPPARLDLSVPADNGLRRGFTTGSAATAALKAALLCLRGRTAHVVDITLPGGELLGVEVRGVRRTDAGAYAEVVKDGGDDPDATHGAVIWVRVTPQDSPVMSFHAGEGVGTVTAPGIRVPVGEAAINPGPRGMLRAAAHEVAGHEAFAVTVGCVDGEQIARRTFNPRLGIVGGISILGTTGVVEPMSLEAYMASVEVYVRVAVHARPDALVFTPGKLGRDFARDTLGVPPLAVVQMGNFVGAALDALQEALQDALGEQARVDGSQVSAPPLLVAGHPGKLAKVLNGDWNTHSAHSGMAMNAVARVAARLGLPGALVGALHAANTVDACVDLLAGPDQGGADQGRAVWAAVARDVAACLHGRAPLLPGVRVALFALDGRPLADESTPAAFPPDTLSDPHSDGGTP; encoded by the coding sequence CTGAGCGTGACGCCGCCCGCCAGACTGGACCTGAGCGTACCCGCCGACAACGGGCTGCGGCGCGGCTTCACGACCGGCAGCGCGGCCACGGCGGCCCTGAAGGCGGCGCTGCTGTGCCTGCGCGGCCGGACGGCGCACGTGGTGGACATCACGCTGCCCGGCGGGGAACTGCTGGGCGTGGAGGTCCGGGGCGTGCGCCGCACCGACGCCGGGGCGTACGCGGAGGTCGTGAAGGACGGCGGGGACGACCCGGACGCCACGCACGGCGCGGTGATCTGGGTGCGCGTGACGCCGCAGGACTCGCCGGTCATGTCCTTTCACGCCGGGGAGGGCGTGGGGACCGTCACCGCGCCCGGCATCCGCGTGCCGGTGGGCGAGGCGGCCATCAATCCCGGTCCGCGCGGCATGCTGCGCGCGGCGGCGCACGAGGTCGCGGGGCACGAGGCCTTCGCGGTCACGGTGGGCTGCGTGGACGGCGAGCAGATCGCGCGCCGGACCTTCAATCCGCGCCTGGGCATCGTGGGCGGCATCAGCATCCTGGGCACGACCGGCGTGGTGGAACCCATGAGCCTGGAGGCGTACATGGCGTCGGTGGAGGTGTACGTGCGCGTGGCCGTGCACGCCCGCCCGGACGCGCTGGTGTTCACGCCGGGCAAACTGGGCCGTGATTTCGCGCGGGACACGCTGGGCGTGCCGCCGCTGGCCGTGGTGCAGATGGGCAACTTCGTGGGCGCTGCGCTGGACGCGTTGCAGGAAGCGCTGCAGGACGCCCTGGGAGAGCAGGCGCGCGTGGACGGGTCGCAGGTGTCCGCGCCGCCGCTGCTGGTCGCCGGGCATCCGGGGAAGCTGGCCAAGGTACTGAACGGCGACTGGAACACCCACAGCGCCCACAGCGGCATGGCCATGAACGCCGTCGCCCGCGTCGCGGCCCGCCTGGGCCTGCCCGGCGCGCTGGTCGGCGCCCTGCACGCGGCGAACACCGTGGACGCCTGCGTGGACCTGCTGGCCGGGCCAGATCAGGGCGGAGCAGATCAGGGCCGCGCTGTCTGGGCCGCCGTGGCCCGCGACGTGGCCGCCTGCCTGCATGGGCGCGCGCCGCTGCTGCCGGGCGTGCGCGTGGCGCTGTTCGCGCTGGACGGCCGCCCGCTGGCCGACGAGTCCACACCTGCCGCCTTCCCTCCCGACACTCTTTCCGACCCGCATTCAGACGGAGGAACCCCATGA
- the cobI gene encoding precorrin-2 C(20)-methyltransferase: MTTQITSQTTPGWFAGLGVGPGQPGLLPVASLDVLRGADVIYAPRSRVSQASVALAALRDLDFPAGRVQEIEFLMDGDDARIGGHYAALAEQIAGQQRQGLNVAYLTIGDAMTYSTLGYLVSALRRAAPDLPRRVLPGVTSYAAAAALTGFPLGEGRERVLILPCPDELAELRADIASHDVVVLMKVGRRLPVVLDLLSELGLLEHCALAHRLGLDGEVILPSLESLRSDTLPDGPDAARLGYLSVLLIRGVRPGRFA; this comes from the coding sequence ATGACCACACAGATCACTTCACAGACCACTCCCGGCTGGTTCGCCGGGCTGGGCGTCGGGCCGGGCCAGCCGGGCCTGCTGCCGGTCGCGTCGCTGGACGTGCTGCGCGGCGCGGACGTCATCTACGCGCCGCGCTCGCGGGTGTCGCAGGCGTCCGTGGCGCTGGCGGCCCTGCGCGACCTGGACTTCCCGGCCGGACGCGTGCAGGAGATTGAGTTCCTGATGGACGGCGACGACGCCCGCATCGGCGGGCACTACGCCGCGCTGGCCGAGCAGATCGCCGGTCAGCAGCGTCAGGGGCTGAACGTCGCGTACCTGACCATCGGGGACGCCATGACGTACTCCACGCTGGGCTACCTGGTGAGCGCCCTGCGCCGCGCCGCGCCGGACCTGCCGCGCCGCGTGCTGCCGGGCGTCACCAGTTACGCCGCCGCCGCCGCCCTGACCGGCTTTCCGCTGGGGGAGGGCCGCGAGCGGGTGCTGATCCTGCCCTGCCCGGACGAACTCGCGGAGTTGCGGGCCGATATCGCCTCGCACGACGTGGTCGTCCTGATGAAGGTCGGGCGTCGCCTGCCGGTCGTGCTGGACCTGCTCTCGGAACTGGGCCTGCTGGAACACTGCGCGCTGGCGCACCGCCTGGGCCTGGACGGCGAGGTGATCCTGCCCAGCCTGGAATCGCTGCGCAGCGACACCCTGCCGGATGGCCCGGACGCGGCGCGGCTGGGGTACCTGAGCGTGCTGCTGATCCGGGGCGTGCGCCCGGGGAGGTTCGCGTGA
- a CDS encoding CobW family GTP-binding protein, whose product MNLPDTTFRTPVTLMSGFLGSGKTTLLNNLLRQTHDRTLAVIVNEFGEVSIDGALLRSREDGVELFDVSGGLLAYGGDDDAFRRTLRALLDRRHTFDHVLIETSGLAAPTAVMVALQDPAFAGAFTLDATLVVVDTPLLLEGAFDPDGPNPAVPNSLARSAAQVFDAQLEFADVAILNKIGGLSDAQLLQAEADVRHRAPRVRFLELAHDARLDTQLTLGLNLHGARRAAHHAPVSGAPGDLSGPLHDHTGLDGHSHGDLDAHVHSLGTHQHFHEHDPGWQSFRLTGAGAQDPQALATAVRNVARVFPVLRVKGFVTDVDGQRHALQAVRSRVDLTPAPTRPDAPNELVFIGYHVSRKKVTEALGRAVPQRWE is encoded by the coding sequence ATGAACCTCCCTGACACCACCTTCCGCACGCCCGTCACGCTGATGTCCGGTTTCCTGGGCAGCGGCAAGACCACCCTGCTGAACAACCTGCTGCGCCAGACGCACGACCGCACCCTGGCCGTGATCGTGAACGAATTCGGGGAGGTCAGCATCGACGGGGCCCTGCTGCGCAGCCGCGAGGACGGCGTGGAACTGTTCGACGTGAGCGGCGGCCTGCTCGCCTACGGCGGCGACGACGACGCCTTCCGCCGCACGCTGCGCGCCCTGCTGGACCGGCGGCACACCTTCGATCACGTGCTGATCGAGACGAGCGGACTGGCCGCCCCGACCGCCGTGATGGTCGCCCTGCAGGACCCGGCCTTCGCCGGCGCCTTCACGCTGGACGCCACACTGGTCGTCGTGGACACGCCCCTGCTGCTGGAGGGAGCCTTCGACCCGGACGGCCCGAACCCGGCTGTTCCCAATTCGCTGGCCCGCAGCGCCGCGCAGGTGTTCGACGCGCAACTGGAATTCGCGGACGTGGCGATCCTGAACAAGATCGGCGGCCTGAGCGACGCGCAGTTGTTGCAGGCCGAGGCGGACGTGCGTCACCGCGCGCCGCGCGTGCGCTTCCTGGAACTGGCGCACGACGCGCGGCTGGACACGCAACTCACACTGGGCCTGAACCTGCACGGCGCCCGGCGCGCCGCGCACCACGCGCCGGTCAGCGGCGCGCCCGGCGACCTGAGCGGCCCGCTGCACGACCACACCGGCCTGGACGGGCACTCGCACGGCGACCTGGACGCGCACGTGCACAGCCTGGGCACCCACCAGCACTTTCATGAGCACGATCCGGGCTGGCAGTCGTTCCGGTTGACCGGCGCGGGCGCGCAGGACCCGCAGGCGCTGGCGACCGCGGTGCGGAACGTGGCGCGGGTGTTCCCGGTGCTGCGCGTCAAGGGCTTCGTGACCGACGTGGACGGGCAGCGGCACGCACTACAGGCGGTGCGCTCGCGGGTGGACCTGACGCCCGCCCCGACCCGGCCGGACGCGCCGAACGAACTGGTGTTCATCGGGTACCACGTGAGCCGCAAGAAGGTCACGGAAGCGCTGGGCCGGGCCGTGCCGCAGCGGTGGGAGTGA
- the cobM gene encoding precorrin-4 C(11)-methyltransferase has product MKVYFIGAGPGAPDLITLRGARRLGECPLVMYAGSLVPEAVLEHAHPDAECVNTAPLNLDEQVAIYRRAQAQGLDVARVHSGDPAIYGATAEQMRALRSLGIEYEVVPGVSSFTASAAVLGAELTRPGVTQTVILTRASGRASPVPDAENLRGLAAHRASLCVFLGGRQLPQIVTELLEAYPPHTPAALVQRASQPGERRHEATLGTLLTDLTLSDWALTTMLLVSPALGDPGELTEPSRLYDPAYAHRFRRAADGTDS; this is encoded by the coding sequence GTGAAGGTGTACTTCATCGGGGCGGGGCCCGGCGCGCCGGACCTGATCACGCTGCGCGGCGCGCGGCGGCTGGGCGAGTGCCCGCTGGTCATGTACGCCGGGTCGCTGGTGCCCGAGGCGGTGCTGGAGCACGCCCACCCGGACGCCGAGTGCGTGAACACCGCTCCGCTGAACCTGGACGAGCAGGTGGCGATCTACCGCCGCGCGCAGGCCCAGGGACTGGACGTGGCGCGCGTACACAGCGGCGACCCGGCCATCTACGGCGCGACTGCCGAGCAGATGCGCGCCCTGCGGTCCCTGGGCATCGAGTACGAGGTCGTGCCGGGCGTGAGTTCCTTCACGGCCAGCGCGGCGGTGCTGGGCGCCGAACTGACCCGGCCGGGCGTCACGCAGACCGTGATCCTGACCCGCGCGTCGGGCCGGGCCAGTCCGGTGCCGGACGCCGAGAACCTGCGCGGCCTCGCGGCGCACCGCGCCAGCCTGTGCGTGTTCCTGGGCGGGCGGCAACTGCCGCAGATCGTGACCGAGCTGCTGGAAGCCTACCCGCCGCACACGCCGGCCGCGCTGGTGCAGCGGGCCTCGCAACCGGGCGAGCGGCGGCACGAGGCGACGCTGGGCACCCTGCTGACGGACCTGACCCTGAGTGACTGGGCGTTGACGACCATGCTGCTGGTCAGCCCGGCGCTGGGCGACCCCGGCGAGCTGACCGAACCGAGCCGCCTGTACGACCCCGCCTACGCGCACCGCTTCCGCCGCGCGGCGGACGGCACGGACTCTTGA
- a CDS encoding cobalamin biosynthesis protein, whose protein sequence is MGLPDSGPPDVGIWPVQAGAWALAGTLERALTGAGRRVTVYRPWTLGRQMEAFRAAYPGARAWVLIGAAGIAVRFLSGLPRDKTRDPAVLVLDDAARHVIPILGGHEGGGNVLAYAVARACGAAPVITTASEAARPLTLGVGCRRDVPEDRIAAAVTQALTLAGYALGDVREVATVDLKADEPGLNAFCDRHALPLRIIAHADVQARPFVTRPSEWVQRSVGLSGVSEPCALIASPRGELLFPRLALSGVTVAVVRDRPPHACPDAPPAPSSSRPPEATA, encoded by the coding sequence ATGGGTCTGCCGGACAGCGGCCCCCCGGACGTGGGCATCTGGCCGGTGCAGGCGGGCGCGTGGGCGCTGGCCGGCACGCTGGAACGCGCGCTGACCGGGGCGGGCCGCCGCGTGACCGTGTACCGTCCCTGGACGCTGGGCCGCCAGATGGAGGCCTTCCGCGCCGCCTACCCCGGCGCGCGGGCCTGGGTGCTGATCGGCGCGGCCGGCATCGCCGTGCGGTTCCTGTCGGGCCTGCCGCGCGACAAGACCCGCGACCCGGCCGTGCTGGTGCTGGATGACGCCGCCCGGCACGTCATCCCCATCCTGGGCGGGCACGAGGGCGGCGGGAACGTCCTGGCGTACGCGGTCGCGCGGGCCTGTGGGGCCGCGCCGGTCATCACGACCGCCAGCGAGGCCGCCCGGCCCCTGACCCTGGGTGTCGGCTGCCGCCGTGACGTGCCCGAGGACCGAATTGCCGCCGCCGTGACGCAGGCCCTGACGCTGGCCGGGTACGCGCTCGGCGACGTGCGCGAGGTCGCCACCGTGGACCTGAAAGCGGACGAGCCGGGCCTGAACGCCTTCTGCGACCGGCACGCGCTGCCGCTGCGGATCATCGCGCACGCCGACGTGCAGGCGCGGCCCTTCGTGACCCGCCCCAGCGAGTGGGTGCAGCGCAGCGTGGGCCTGTCCGGCGTCAGCGAACCCTGCGCCCTGATCGCCAGTCCACGCGGCGAACTGCTGTTCCCCCGCCTCGCGCTAAGCGGCGTGACCGTGGCCGTCGTCCGCGACCGGCCGCCGCACGCCTGCCCGGACGCCCCTCCCGCCCCGTCCTCTTCCCGACCCCCGGAGGCCACCGCATGA
- a CDS encoding HoxN/HupN/NixA family nickel/cobalt transporter, which yields MDAPHVPAPLPGVPGGLSARHSARRSAPFLLAVLALHAAGLCLLALSAPGQPLLWGLGLSAYLFGVRHAWDADHIAVIDNTVRRLLTLGRPAYGVGLYFSLGHSGVVLLMAVAAALIGGALLGAQDQIGTVGGWVGPFVAGAYLLVVATLNLSAVARMLRGAPEGHGDHDGHHHGGLLARLIAPLTRLITRPWQVMPLGFLMGLGFDTASEIALLALAGQAGQQSLGWAGILSLPLLFGAGMTLFDTLNGAFMTHAYGWALDRPGARRTYNLLVTGLSGLVALVVGVVTLGAWAAEHFPALSGLRSLEALDLAPLGFGLTGAAGLLFLVAVLRRRLTGAA from the coding sequence ATGGACGCCCCGCACGTCCCGGCGCCGCTGCCCGGCGTGCCCGGCGGCCTGAGCGCCCGGCACAGCGCGCGCCGCTCCGCGCCATTCCTGCTGGCCGTGCTGGCCCTGCACGCGGCCGGCCTGTGCCTGCTGGCGCTGTCCGCGCCGGGGCAGCCGCTGCTGTGGGGCCTGGGCCTGAGCGCGTACCTGTTCGGCGTGCGGCACGCCTGGGACGCCGATCACATCGCCGTGATCGACAACACCGTCCGGCGGCTGCTGACGCTGGGCCGCCCCGCGTACGGTGTGGGCCTGTACTTCAGCCTGGGGCACTCGGGCGTGGTGCTGCTGATGGCCGTGGCCGCCGCCCTGATCGGAGGGGCGCTGCTGGGCGCGCAGGATCAGATCGGCACGGTCGGCGGGTGGGTGGGGCCGTTCGTGGCCGGCGCGTACCTGCTGGTCGTGGCGACCCTGAACCTGAGTGCCGTCGCCCGGATGCTGCGCGGCGCACCCGAAGGGCACGGGGATCATGACGGGCACCATCACGGCGGTCTGCTGGCGCGGCTGATCGCGCCCCTGACCCGCCTGATCACCCGCCCGTGGCAGGTCATGCCGCTGGGCTTCCTGATGGGCCTGGGTTTCGACACGGCCAGCGAGATCGCGCTGCTGGCCCTGGCCGGGCAGGCCGGGCAACAGTCGCTCGGCTGGGCGGGCATCCTGTCCCTGCCGCTGCTGTTCGGGGCGGGCATGACGCTGTTTGATACCCTGAACGGCGCGTTCATGACCCACGCGTACGGCTGGGCACTCGACCGGCCCGGCGCGCGGCGCACCTACAACCTGCTGGTCACCGGCCTGTCGGGTCTGGTGGCGCTGGTCGTGGGCGTGGTCACGCTGGGCGCCTGGGCGGCCGAACACTTCCCGGCCCTGTCTGGCCTGCGGAGCCTGGAGGCGCTGGACCTCGCGCCGCTGGGCTTCGGCCTGACCGGCGCGGCGGGCCTGCTGTTCCTGGTGGCCGTCCTGCGCCGCCGACTGACGGGCGCGGCGTGA
- a CDS encoding cobalt-precorrin-7 (C(5))-methyltransferase: MIICIGAGPGHLDYLTRGGADLIAGADVVAGFDAVVDVVRPLLTTQTVITMGYRDQVEKLAGVAALHHAGKRCVVVFMGDVHFSGFQFLERVETACGHPVQTLPGISSAQVLASRTRVCFDETTFLTFHRRGDMAPFKAHLRDVLAAGRNAIVIPRPWDFMPGDVAAFLLGRGVSSAHRTEVWENLTRAEATWTGTLGELEGRTFSDMSILLIRALRPMPTGLEGEI, encoded by the coding sequence GTGATCATCTGCATCGGGGCCGGACCCGGCCACCTGGATTACCTGACGCGCGGCGGCGCGGACCTGATCGCCGGCGCGGACGTCGTCGCGGGCTTCGACGCGGTCGTGGACGTGGTCCGGCCGCTGCTGACCACACAGACGGTCATCACCATGGGGTACCGCGATCAGGTCGAGAAACTGGCGGGCGTGGCGGCGCTGCACCACGCCGGGAAACGCTGCGTGGTCGTGTTCATGGGCGACGTTCACTTCAGCGGCTTTCAGTTCCTGGAACGGGTCGAGACGGCCTGCGGTCACCCGGTCCAGACCCTGCCGGGCATCAGTTCCGCGCAGGTGCTCGCCAGCCGCACGCGCGTGTGCTTCGACGAGACGACCTTCCTGACCTTCCACCGCCGGGGCGACATGGCCCCCTTCAAGGCGCACCTGCGGGACGTGCTGGCCGCCGGGCGCAACGCCATCGTGATTCCCCGCCCGTGGGATTTCATGCCGGGCGACGTGGCGGCGTTCCTGCTGGGACGCGGCGTGAGCAGCGCCCACCGCACGGAAGTCTGGGAGAACCTGACCCGCGCCGAGGCCACCTGGACCGGCACGCTGGGCGAACTGGAGGGCCGGACCTTCAGCGACATGAGCATCCTGCTGATCCGCGCGCTGCGGCCCATGCCGACCGGCCTGGAGGGCGAGATATGA